In Phragmites australis chromosome 17, lpPhrAust1.1, whole genome shotgun sequence, the following are encoded in one genomic region:
- the LOC133896754 gene encoding uncharacterized protein LOC133896754 isoform X1 — MAMAAARRLELADRWRGIQEDEEAAEDGEPSAAKHRRLIQDKEEWSSHCYNFLVNLPREEHIWCGYADIMGPFLETFHGFFNDEDDNSSLRIIWKRISQELGICTQCVCEHHQGQGFFDTEYRPDTVDPLLKVLRLLDEERVTEHLAQINAKIQRKEYDPSCHGAEVVSIMFEVLMYPALLDDQSLANQFQMFIETIDESYELSLSTNQQYPGAYALLFLKSCKARAIGLRLARSMGKLRRAVDLEPLQPLMQKYINFLEAEVLPSTSEYSRPRVHLKRADIWLGFKSLLGFLEAPAYEDGILEKYPVFLNIVLNHVSDDRSDLSCAVSCLKASFEMLGCKLWLRTTLSPGVMRNTLLGHCFHTRDEKSHKEIFDLFLPFLQSLEALQDGEHEKQRRNILYFLLHQVTRSSNFSVLMRKNATKIALLIVQRGYTMSPPCPPSECAHMWGPSLISSIEDTSLHGSLRQPALGLIYIVIISDASALISYNLKYEAVTKVNISNSIMFADDDDELPFSNDAEEKYQSCWNDFSVLNKLTCQECKDWKCIPLLWYLTMVQLEPSKLPIAFSKAVLWGLSHISILEPGLATESLMPVNAWLSLHAGEVSPTFTWQVPNGADDGGDGKDCLNTLKVSQFCTLLLRIFKRLAVHVMTQIEQRGLQKQWSWEPMMAESLILALVDHNDNVRQVGRAILEHVSQSRGLTSGLQFLCSSASSLSSVFLGLRYAVQLVETRSVLADFHSFHHLFFVVCKLFKEVVAQKPSVAQPAKPSEGGFLRQSYSSVLIRPPEHVVDITNWQKFCTLLSATLWPLISTCLRGEELVCTKQCQISCVRLLELLPLVYEGVNSYCRTQSCSMMTMVLDLTDIAWLFHLVHWGKSSLPVIIRHWKQCMLSISKELKGSYSGTSQRYIEDLDDIISHDAVNIDELEERISNLKLALSKEAPAKTKKRGLIDAPMFKEPIVKVPSPINHAVQERHTGRDNVVNVESTEPSHAPDIQEIILLSDNEENLPAADVSSEEVLSSVMDNDASTASNMLKEVKPLEQRMLTDDRHVSLKLQISSLVSNISPSSRPVSKDSRSSIAASKGLGGMKKPGVPVNANNNSRLPKTAKSSVTATSQPSRPNFSSDTEKFKSIFRDISDDEDDPLDHALDNCRRPQHLSAKPSIVVPKRQVVQLPLLAGKRLGSGSMVTSSRRLQPPKLGSWFKSILEMDYFAVVGLSSSEIVKKAALKEIPVCFDSQAQYVEIFQPLVLEEFKAQLQNAYVETPPDDMMCGCMSILSVERVDEFLIVRGRPENSESVKFKSCTENDLILLTKDPLKNSGHQVHVLGKVERRETDKNKALIFVIKFFLSNDNARLNKVKRLLVERSKWFLNRVMSMTPQIREFSALSSLNDIPVLPAILNPVSCAANYHESGKVYLDRLAHPMRKVLKSLYNGSQLQAVSIAIGSASSKTKFDLSLIQGPPGTGKTRTIVAIVSALLSLHADNSYKLPRNDPIDSADFAKPRAKISQSAAITRAWQDAALAKQQLKDSQRESPRMTERLPRGRALICAQSNAAVDELVSRLSEGLYGADGKLYRPYIVRVGNAKTVHSNSMPFFIDTLVEQRLSDELKTNNDGKNSSDAESSSSLRAQLEKVVDRIRCYESRRKLIEADKGENGSSVPDEDEIGEISDEALGGKLNFLYAQKRKVSAELATAHAREKKIANENKFLKHKVRRSILGEAEIIVTTLSGCGGDIYGVCSETASSNKYGNFSEHALFDVVVIDEAAQALEPATLIPLQLLKSRGTKCIMVGDPRQLPATVMSGLASKFLYECSMFERLQRAGYPVIMLTKQYRMHPEISRFPSLHFYENKLLDGAKMDDKSAPFHDHNYLGPYMFFDIVDGREYCGRNAATQSLCNEFEADAALQILTFLKNRYPSEFSSMKIGIITPYRSQLSLLRSRFTSFFGPEIVAEMEINTVDGFQGREVDILVLSTVRASISSGDRHHTGETRSIGFVADVRRMNVALTRARLSLWIVGNARTLQTNSHWDSLIQNSKERKLFISVKRPYGSMFENVHPYSKDIHGITRSYHTSHLKQKENEKIAMTSSQRSDARFRKEQLSHAARNVEKEGKSLPNEQLKRASHGDQKVPKAQESIVRKSSEESEKQNDNLRAAKCSSEQNIDQHSMLRKQREGKKSSVHNDNHLELSKSLATGDYHECKELNKPMEQNVCKETNKASSNQGSFQNSKVRIHRKDKNNGSQNNDTGAIKGSSKHDVNLKSAGKKDDVSPTAHPDLQKLIQKAKGPRKFSEKPRCDNSNQVDLLLKHDEALDPANKNDGARSQTYADMKKIVNKAEGVTKFSEQPRSGNSNQVDSSLSSHFDEASSHMPKLKKSQATNLALTNKKHLIAARKRQREDVESLLPSALISSKKPSLTRPTKKQK, encoded by the exons atggcgatggcggcggcgcggcggctcGAGCTGGCCGACCGGTGGCGCGGGATccaggaggacgaggaggccgcCGAAGACGGCGAGCCGTCCGCGGCCAAGCACCGCCGCCTCATCCAGGACAAGGAGGAGTG GTCTTCGCATTGTTACAATTTTCTGGTAAATTTGCCGAGAGAAGAGCATATTTGGTGTGGATATGCTGATATTATGGGCCCTTTTTTGGAGACATTCCATGGCTTCtttaatgatgaagatgacaacTCATCTCTTAGAATAATATGGAAACGAATTTCTCAAGAACTGGGTATTTGCACACAATGTGTGTGTGAACACCACCAGGGGCAGGGATTTTTCGATACTGAATATCGACCAGATACTGTTGACCCCCTTCTCAAAGTATTACGTCTTCTCGATGAAGAGCGGGTAACAGAGCATCTTGCACAGATCAATGCAAAGATTCAGCGCAAGGAATATGACCCTTCATGCCATGGTGCAGAAGTTGTTAGCATAATGTTTGAA GTTTTGATGTATCCTGCCCTGTTAGACGACCAATCATTGGCTAATCAGTTTCAGATGTTCATTGAAACAATTGATGAATCATATGAATTGAGCCTTTCAACTAATCAGCAATACCCT GGTGCTTATGCCTTACTTTTCTTAAAAAGTTGCAAAGCGCGGGCTATTGGGCTTCGATTAGCTCGATCCATGGGGAAATTGAG GAGAGCAGTTGATTTGGAACCATTGCAACCCTTAATGCAAAAGTATATCAACTTTTTGGAAGCGGAAGTTCTTCCATCTACTTCAGAATATTCGAGGCCTAGGGTGCACCTCAAAAGAGCCGACATATGGCTTGGATTTAAATCACT CCTGGGATTTCTTGAGGCGCCTGCTTATGAAGATGGAATTCTGGAGAAATACCCTGTATTCCTGAATATTGTACTTAACCATGTCAGTGATGACAGATCTGATTTATCATGTGCTGTAAGTTGCCTCAAAGCTTCATTTGAAATGCTTG GTTGCAAGCTTTGGTTGAGAACAACACTATCACCTGGTGTTATGCGGAACACATTATTGGGTCACTGTTTTCACACTCGAGATGAGAAAAGTCACAAAGAAATTTTTGATCTTTTCCTCCCATTTCTTCAG TCACTTGAAGCGCTACAGGACGGTGAACATGAAAAGCAAAGGAGGAATATTCTGtatttccttcttcatcaagtaaCCCGGAGTAGTAATTTCAGTGTTCTGATGAGGAAAAATGCTACTAAG ATTGCTCTTCTTATTGTACAAAGAGGCTACACGATGAGCCCTCCGTGCCCACCTTCCGAATGCGCCCATATGTG GGGGCCATCTTTGATTAGCTCGATAGAGGATACATCCTTACATGGTTCATTGCGTCAACCTGCACTTGGTCTCATCTATATTGTCATAATTTCTGATGCTTCTGCCTTGATTTCCTATAACCTGAAGTATGAGGCTGTCACAAAGGTTAATATAAGCAATTCTATCATGTTTGCTGACGACGACGATGAATTGCCTTTCTCGAATGACGCTGAAGAAAAGTATCAGAGTTGTTGGAACGACTTCAGTGTTCTGAACAAGTTGACATGTCAGGAATGCAAGGATTGGAAATGCATCCCCTTGCTATGGTATCTTACAATGGTTCAGTTGGAGCCCTCTAAGCTGCCCATAGCTTTTTCAAAAGCAGTCCTTTGGGGTTTGTCTCATATTTCTATTTTAGAGCCTGGATTAGCTACAGAGTCGTTGATGCCTGTGAATGCTTGGTTATCATTACATGCTGGAGAAGTCTCCCCAACATTTACTTGGCAAGTTCCAAATGGTGCTGATGATGGTGGAGATGGGAAGGATTGCCTCAATACTCTCAAGGTGTCACAGTTTTGCACTCTCTTATTGAGAATATTTAAAAG ATTAGCCGTTCATGTCATGACGCAAATTGAGCAACGTGGACTCCAAAAGCAATGGAGTTGGGAACCAATGATGGCAGAAAGCTTGATATTGGCGCTAGTTGATCATAATGAT AATGTGCGGCAAGTTGGGAGGGCTATCTTGGAACATGTATCCCAATCACGGGGTTTGACTTCTGGGCTTCAATTTCTGTGCTCGAGTGCATCTTCACTGTCTTCTGTTTTTCTGGGTCTTAGATATGCAGTGCAACTG GTGGAAACGAGATCAGTTTTGGCAGATTTTCATAGTTTTCATCACTTGTTTTTTGTCGTGTGCAAACTATTCAAGGAGGTTGTTGCTCAAAAACCTTCAGTTGCACAACCAGCAAAACCTTCTGAAGGGGGCTTTCTGCGGCAATCCTATTCAAGCGTGCTAATTAGGCCACCAGAACATGTTGTGGATATTACTAACTGGCAGAAGTTCTGCACTTTGCTTTCTGCAACTCTCTGGCCTCTCATTTCCACATGCCTGAGAGGAGAGGAGTTAGTATGTACCAAACAGTGTCAG ATATCATGTGTTCGTTTGCTTGAGTTGCTTCCCCTGGTCTATGAGGGGGTCAATTCATATTGTCGCACCCAATCATGCAGTATGATGACAATGGTTCTGGACCTTACTGATATTGCATGGCTTTTTCACTTGGTTCATTGGGGAAAATCATCTCTCCCTGTGATTATCAGACATTGGAAACAGTGCATGCTATCTATATCGAAAGAACTAAAAGGCTCATATAGTGGTACCAGTCAGCGCTACATTGAAGATCTTGATGATATCATTTCACATG ATGCAGTCAATATCGATGAACTTGAAGAGAGAATTTCAAATCTTAAACTTGCATTGTCCAAGGAGGCTCCTGCAAAAACTAAAAAGAGAGGGTTAATTGATGCACCAATGTTTAAAGAACCAATTGTTAAGGTTCCTTCTCCAATTAACCATGCAGTTCAGGAGAGACATACTGGCAGGGACAATGTCGTGAATGTTGAAAGCACAGAGCCCTCCCATGCACCAGATATTCAAGAAATAATCCTCCTTTCAGACAACGAAGAAAATTTGCCAGCTGCTGATGTGTCCAGCGAGGAGGTTTTATCATCAGTTATGGACAATGATGCATCCACTGCGTCCAATATGTTGAAAGAAGTTAAGCCTCTTGAACAAAGAATGCTGACTGATGATAGGCATGTGTCTTTGAAACTGCAGATAAGTAGCCTGGTTAGTAACATTAGTCCCTCTTCTAGACCTGTATCAAAAGATAGTAGAAGCAGCATTGCTGCATCAAAAGGATTAGGTGGAATGAAAAAGCCGGGAGTTCCAGTGAATGCAAATAATAATTCCCGTTTACCAAAAACGGCGAAATCATCTGTTACTGCCACTTCTCAACCATCGCGTCCAAATTTTTCGTCAGATACAGAAAAATTTAAGTCAATCTTCAGGGATATatctgatgatgaagatgatccTTTAGATCATGCCCTTGATAATTGCCGAAGGCCACAACATCTTTCTGCTAAGCCTAGCATAGTAGTTCCTAAAAGACAAGTAGTTCAGCTTCCATTGCTTGCTGGAAAAAGATTGGGTTCTGGCAGCATGGTTACAAGTTCTCGGCGACTTCAGCCACCTAAACTGGGAAGCTGGTTTAAAAGCATATTGGAAATGGACTACTTTGCTGTTGTTGGGCTATCTTCTTCCGAGATAGTAAAAAAAGCTGCTTTAAAAGAAATTCCTGTATGCTTCGATTCACAAGCTCAATATGTTGAGATTTTCCAGCCACTAGTTCTAGAAGAGTTCAAAGCTCAGTTGCAGAATGCTTATGTAGAAACCCCTCCTGATGACATGATGTGTGGATGCATGTCTATCCTCTCAGTTGAAAGAGTTGATGAATTCCTTATCGTCCGTGGCCGCCCTGAGAATAGTGAGTCTGTCAAATTCAAAAGCTGCACAGAGAATGATTTGATATTGCTCACCAAAGATCCGCTGAAAAACTCTGGACATCAGGTCCATGTGCTTGGAAAG GTGGAGCGGCGTGAGACTGATAAAAATAAGGCATTGATTTTTGTGATAAAGTTCTTCCTTTCTAATGACAATGCAcgtctaaataaagtgaaacgaCTGCTTGTTGAAAGAAGTAAGTGGTTCTTGAATCGGGTTATGAGCATGACTCCCCAAATCCGAGAATTCAGTGCTCTCTCATCATTAAATGATATCCCAGTGCTTCCAGCAATCTTGAATCCTGTTTCTTGTGCTGCAAACTATCATGAATCTGGAAAAGTTTATCTTGATAGACTTGCGCACCCTATGCGGAAAGTATTGAAGTCATTATACAATGGCAGCCAGCTCCAAGCTGTAAGTATTGCCATTGGATCAGCAAGctctaaaacaaaatttgatcTGTCTCTTATTCAGGGCCCTCCAG gTACAGGTAAAACTAGAACAATCGTAGCAATTGTAAGTGCATTGCTATCCTTACACGCGGATAATTCTTACAAGTTGCCAAGAAATGATCCCATTGACAGTGCTGATTTTGCCAAGCCAAGAGCAAAGATCAGTCAATCTGCCGCAATAACTAGAGCATGGCAGGATGCAGCCCTTGCTAAGCAACAGTTAAAGGATTCTCAGAGAGAAAGTCCTAGAATGACAGAACGACTTCCAAGAGGACGGGCTCTAATATGTGCGCAGTCAAATGCTGCAGTTGATGAGCTTGTGTCAAGACTCAGTGAGGGATTGTATGGTGCTGACGGAAAGCTGTATAGGCCTTATATAGTGAGGGTTGGTAATGCAAAGACTGTTCATTCTAATTCAATGCCTTTCTTCATTGACACACTTGTTGAACAAAGATTATCAGATGAGTTGAAGACTAATAATGATGGCAAAAATTCATCCGATGCTGAATCCTCTAGTTCACTTAGGGCTCAATTGGAGAAGGTTGTGGACAGAATTAGATGTTATGAGTCAAGGCGAAAATTAATTGAGGCTGATAAAGGTGAAAATGGCTCTTCTGTACCTGATGAAGATGAGATAGGTGAAATTTCTGATGAAGCGCTTGGTGGAAAGCTCAATTTTTTGTATGCACAGAAAAGGAAAGTTTCTGCAGAACTTGCCACTGCTCATGCACGGGAAAAGAAAATAGCCAATGAAAACAAGTTTCTAAAGCACAAGGTACGAAGGTCAATTCTTGGAGAAGCAGAAATTATTGTGACTACACTCAGTGGGTGTGGAGGTGACATTTATGGAGTTTGCTCAGAAACTGCTTCATCTAATAAATATGGGAATTTTTCTGAGCATGCTTTGtttgatgttgttgttattgATGAAGCCGCACAG GCCCTTGAGCCTGCAACTTTGATTCCACTTCAGCTTCTGAAATCGAGAGGAACTAAATGTATAATG GTTGGTGACCCAAGGCAACTACCCGCTACTGTGATGTCTGGATTGGCTAGCAAGTTTCTCTATGAGTGCAGCATGTTTGAACGCCTGCAAAGAGCTGGTTACCCAGTTATTATGCTCACTAAACAG TATCGCATGCATCCAGAGATTAGCAGATTTCCATCGTTGCATTTCTACGAAAATAAACTGCTTGATGGTGCTAAGATGGATGATAAATCAGCTCCCTTCCATGATCATAATTATCTTGGTCCATACATGTTCTTTGATATTGTTGACGGCCGTGAATATTGTGGAAGAAATGCTGCTACACAATCACTCTGTAATGAGTTTGAAGCTGATGCAGCTCTTCAAATACTGACCTTTTTAAAGAACAG ATATCCATCAGAGTTCTCCTCTATGAAAATAGGGATTATCACTCCATATAGAAGCCAACTCTCTCTACTGCGATCAAGGTTCACTTCCTTTTTTGGGCCTGAGATTGTTGCTGAGATGGAAATAAATACTGTGGATGGATTTCAAGGTCGTGAAGTTGATATCTTGGTGTTGTCAACTGTTAGAGCCTCAATTTCCTCAGGTGATAGGCATCACACTGGTGAAACACGCAGCATTGGGTTTGTTGCAGATGTCAGACGCATGAATGTTGCATTAACACGTGCCAGGCTTTCTCTATGGATTGTTGGAAATGCAAGAACTTTGCAGACCAATTCACATTGGGATTCCTTAATACAGAATTCTAAAGAGCGGAAACTGTTCATCTCAGTTAAGCGACCATATGGTTCGATGTTTGAAAATGTTCATCCTTATTCCAAAGATATTCATGGTATTACTCGTAGCTACCACACAAGTCATCTTAAGCAGAAGGAAAACGAAAAAATTGCTATGACGAGCTCACAGAGAAGTGATGCTCGATTCCGGAAAGAGCAACTGTCACATGCTGCCAGGAATGTAGAAAAAGAAGGTAAAAGTCTACCAAATGAGCAATTAAAACGGGCTTCACACGGGGATCAAAAGGTTCCTAAAGCTCAAGAGTCCATCGTGAGGAAATCTAGTGAAGAGTCGGAAAAACAGAATGATAATCTGAGAGCTGCCAAGTGCTCATCGGAACAAAATATTGATCAACATTCTATGCTGAGAAAACAAAGGGAAGGAAAAAAGTCAAGCGTGCATAATGATAATCATCTAGAGCTTTCTAAAAGCTTGGCGACGGGGGACTATCACGAGTGCAAGGAATTGAATAAACCTATGGAGCAGAATGTTTGCAAGGAAACTAATAAGGCCTCATCCAACCAAGGCTCATTTCAGAATTCCAAGGTGAGAATACATAGGAAAGATAAAAATAATGGCAGCCAAAACAATGATACGGGAGCCATCAAGGGCTCATCGAAACATGATGTCAATTTGAAATCAGCAGGCAAGAAAGATGATGTTTCTCCAACAGCACATCCTGATCTGCAGAAATTGATACAAAAAGCTAAAGGACCAAGGAAGTTTTCTGAAAAACCTAGATGTGATAATTCTAATCAGGTGGATCTCTTACTTAAACATGATGAAGCTTTGGATCCAGCAAATAAGAATGATGGTGCTCGTTCACAAACATACGCTGATATGAAGAAGATAGTGAATAAGGCCGAAGGAGTTACGAAGTTTTCTGAGCAACCAAGATCTGGCAACTCAAATCAAGTGGATTCCTCACTTTCATCTCATTTTGATGAAGCTAGTAGCCATATGCCAAAGCTCAAGAAAAGTCAAGCTACTAACCTAGCTCTAACCAATAAAAAACATTTGATTGCAGCAAGGAAACGACAGCGTGAGGATGTCGAGTCTTTGCTTCCTTCAGCTCTTATATCATCAAAGAAACCTTCCTTGACGCGTCCTACCAAGAAACAGAAATGA